From a single Aneurinibacillus sp. REN35 genomic region:
- a CDS encoding cob(I)yrinic acid a,c-diamide adenosyltransferase, translated as MRIYTKSGDKGETSLVYGMRVPKHDPRVDAYGTCDEANSAIGLALSHLPSNEKWQELSSVFHIVQTKLFHIGAELATPAGKEVGWKIEESDVEQLENIIDKWDAELPALKNFVLPGGCPAGAGFHFARTVARRAERKAIAVSEQLEVNPVVIRYLNRLSDFLFVAARYVNQKEGTIEPTLHEG; from the coding sequence GTGAGGATTTATACAAAATCAGGAGATAAAGGTGAAACAAGCCTTGTCTATGGGATGCGTGTGCCAAAGCATGATCCGCGTGTGGATGCTTACGGAACGTGTGATGAAGCAAACTCAGCTATTGGATTGGCACTTTCTCACTTACCAAGTAATGAGAAGTGGCAGGAATTATCTTCGGTTTTCCATATTGTGCAGACAAAACTTTTTCACATTGGTGCTGAATTGGCTACCCCCGCTGGAAAAGAGGTAGGATGGAAAATAGAAGAAAGTGATGTGGAACAGTTAGAGAATATTATTGATAAATGGGATGCTGAACTCCCTGCATTAAAAAACTTCGTATTACCAGGTGGTTGTCCGGCAGGGGCTGGCTTTCACTTTGCAAGGACAGTAGCCCGCCGTGCAGAACGTAAGGCGATTGCTGTGAGTGAACAATTAGAAGTGAATCCGGTTGTGATTCGTTATTTGAATCGTTTATCTGACTTTTTATTTGTAGCAGCGCGCTACGTAAATCAAAAAGAAGGAACTAT
- a CDS encoding D-2-hydroxyacid dehydrogenase, translated as MKIVSTAKMSERHQETLKAEFPGCEFDFYPHMKKAETDVTDAEVLVTYGEDLTPENVGEMRNLRWIQVLSAGMDTMPLSLLADRDILVTNAGGIHKVPMAEYTFGVMLQVARKMNELYEKQRNNEWDRSLRVEELYGKTLGIIGVGAIGEEVARRAKVFGMKVLGVSRSGKPKPDCDEMYTQRQLTDVLPRCDYIVVIVPLTKDTRHLIGREELESMQETAVLINIARGPVIDEEALLSHLRDGKLRMAVLDVFTEEPLPASSPFWKLKNCLITPHISGRSPLYMERALEIFRHNLSIYQGEKKTEDMLNVIDSRQGY; from the coding sequence GTGAAGATTGTTTCTACAGCAAAAATGAGCGAACGTCATCAAGAAACGCTTAAAGCAGAATTTCCTGGCTGTGAATTTGACTTCTATCCTCATATGAAGAAAGCGGAAACAGACGTAACGGATGCGGAAGTATTGGTTACATATGGTGAAGATTTAACCCCGGAAAATGTAGGAGAAATGAGGAACTTACGCTGGATTCAGGTGTTGAGCGCGGGAATGGATACGATGCCGTTATCTCTATTAGCAGATCGGGATATTCTGGTGACAAATGCGGGCGGTATTCACAAAGTACCAATGGCAGAGTATACGTTTGGTGTCATGTTGCAGGTAGCTCGCAAGATGAATGAATTGTATGAAAAGCAGCGTAATAACGAATGGGATCGAAGTTTACGTGTAGAAGAGTTGTATGGCAAGACATTGGGTATCATCGGGGTGGGAGCTATTGGGGAAGAAGTAGCCCGCCGTGCAAAGGTTTTCGGAATGAAGGTGCTAGGAGTAAGCCGCAGCGGTAAGCCGAAGCCTGATTGTGATGAGATGTATACGCAGCGACAACTTACGGATGTACTTCCACGCTGTGATTATATAGTAGTAATTGTGCCGTTAACTAAGGATACTCGTCATCTGATCGGGCGTGAAGAATTAGAATCCATGCAGGAGACAGCAGTACTTATTAATATTGCCAGAGGCCCCGTAATTGATGAGGAGGCATTACTTTCTCATCTGCGGGATGGGAAGCTGCGTATGGCTGTGCTTGATGTGTTTACAGAAGAGCCTCTTCCTGCATCCTCTCCGTTTTGGAAGTTAAAAAATTGTTTGATTACGCCGCATATATCGGGACGTTCTCCATTATACATGGAGCGCGCACTAGAAATCTTCCGCCACAACCTCTCTATATACCAAGGAGAGAAAAAAACGGAAGATATGTTGAATGTAATCGACAGTCGCCAAGGGTATTAG
- a CDS encoding class I SAM-dependent methyltransferase, whose product MGVAHYDWTDYYDIVSDGLEGDVGFYTELALQTGGSVLDLACGTGRISMPLALNGLEVYGVDSSEKMLEKARMKAEMAQVGDRVTFIHGDMRTFNLERTFPLIMVPYRSFLHMLSVKEQIAALRQIRQHLPDGGLLALNIFVPLISHLYEQNEKSASRGIYAIPGTTDRLAVWDYTRYDHFQQIAEIIRQYERMDRDGTVIQRVVAPFHIRYIFPAEMHHLLRLAGFSVIGRYGSFAKEAFGPSSTELIIVAKKV is encoded by the coding sequence ATGGGCGTCGCTCATTACGATTGGACAGACTATTATGACATTGTGTCTGATGGACTTGAAGGAGATGTCGGATTCTATACAGAACTAGCACTTCAGACAGGCGGATCGGTGCTTGATCTGGCATGTGGAACAGGACGTATTTCTATGCCGCTTGCACTGAATGGCCTTGAGGTATACGGGGTGGATTCGTCAGAGAAAATGCTTGAGAAAGCAAGGATGAAGGCAGAGATGGCACAGGTTGGCGATCGTGTTACATTTATACATGGAGATATGCGTACCTTTAATCTTGAACGTACATTTCCGCTTATTATGGTTCCGTATCGTTCGTTTCTGCACATGCTCTCTGTCAAGGAGCAGATAGCGGCCCTGCGTCAAATCCGACAACATCTCCCAGACGGTGGGTTGCTCGCCTTGAACATATTTGTGCCGCTTATTTCGCATCTATACGAGCAGAATGAGAAAAGTGCAAGTCGTGGCATCTATGCCATTCCGGGAACAACAGATCGACTGGCTGTCTGGGATTATACACGGTATGATCATTTCCAACAGATTGCCGAGATTATCCGGCAGTATGAACGGATGGATCGAGACGGCACGGTTATTCAACGTGTGGTGGCTCCATTCCACATTCGATATATTTTCCCTGCTGAGATGCACCATTTACTGCGCCTTGCGGGTTTTAGTGTCATTGGGCGATATGGCTCTTTTGCCAAAGAGGCCTTTGGCCCGTCAAGCACCGAGCTTATTATCGTCGCGAAGAAAGTATAG
- the bcp gene encoding thioredoxin-dependent thiol peroxidase: MAHTEIGQEAPDFTLAASNGEQVSLHDFRGKNVVLYFYPKDNTPGCTKESCDFRDKMEAFTAKNTVILGISKDDLKSHDKFIQKYNLPFLLLSDTEAEVSTLYGVYKLKKNFGKEYMGIERSTFIIDKEGRLAKEYRKVKVDGHVDEALRYIEENLQ, encoded by the coding sequence ATGGCACATACAGAGATTGGACAAGAGGCGCCGGATTTCACGCTTGCGGCAAGCAATGGGGAGCAGGTATCACTGCACGACTTCCGTGGAAAGAATGTTGTTCTGTATTTTTATCCGAAAGATAACACACCAGGCTGCACAAAGGAGTCCTGCGACTTCCGTGACAAAATGGAAGCGTTCACCGCTAAGAATACAGTGATCTTAGGAATTAGCAAGGACGATTTAAAATCTCATGACAAGTTCATTCAGAAATATAACCTGCCGTTTCTTCTATTAAGCGATACAGAGGCGGAAGTATCAACGCTGTATGGAGTGTATAAGCTGAAGAAGAATTTTGGCAAAGAATATATGGGTATTGAACGTTCTACATTTATTATTGATAAAGAGGGACGGTTGGCAAAGGAGTATCGAAAAGTAAAAGTGGATGGTCATGTAGATGAAGCATTGCGCTATATTGAAGAGAATCTGCAGTGA
- a CDS encoding ABC transporter permease, translating to MFYLSLFWDYLKQYFKMRFAYRMDFINGMLSDFVFQVTNLVFILVVFQHTTLLKGWTREEIIFIYGFFLVPYAVFSTFFNLWQFQEKYIIKGEMDRVLTRPAHNLFQVMLETMDPQSLGGAVTGIIIMIYAGASMGLELSWYDPFVFILLVLSGVLVYGGVYTAISAIGFFSDSKTGISPMIWNIQNYGRYPVNIYNKVIRFLLTWILPFAFVGVYPAAYFLKREEYYSYTLLTPVIGVVFFAMGIVVWNYGVKNYRGAGS from the coding sequence ATGTTTTATCTTTCGCTTTTTTGGGATTATCTTAAACAGTATTTTAAGATGCGATTTGCTTATCGAATGGACTTTATAAACGGTATGCTGTCCGATTTTGTGTTTCAAGTAACGAATTTGGTTTTTATTCTTGTTGTGTTTCAGCATACGACATTGCTTAAGGGATGGACACGCGAAGAAATTATTTTTATTTATGGCTTTTTTCTTGTACCGTATGCGGTGTTTTCTACCTTTTTTAATCTGTGGCAGTTTCAGGAGAAGTACATTATCAAAGGAGAGATGGATCGGGTATTAACTCGGCCTGCTCATAATTTGTTTCAGGTTATGCTAGAGACAATGGATCCGCAATCGTTAGGCGGAGCGGTAACAGGCATCATTATTATGATCTATGCAGGCGCTTCAATGGGACTAGAGCTTTCATGGTATGATCCGTTTGTCTTTATTCTGCTTGTTCTATCTGGTGTACTCGTATATGGAGGCGTGTATACAGCGATTTCTGCTATCGGATTTTTCTCGGATTCGAAAACCGGAATTAGCCCGATGATCTGGAACATTCAGAACTACGGGCGCTACCCTGTTAACATTTATAATAAGGTTATCCGTTTTTTGTTAACATGGATTTTGCCTTTTGCTTTTGTTGGTGTGTATCCGGCCGCATACTTCTTAAAGCGGGAAGAGTATTATAGCTATACGTTGTTGACACCGGTAATCGGCGTGGTCTTTTTTGCTATGGGAATTGTCGTCTGGAATTATGGAGTGAAGAATTATCGAGGAGCAGGTTCCTAA
- a CDS encoding PAS domain S-box protein: protein MLTQALEKLSDAIVLIDTEYNIIFINPVGEELLDIRLEDVKGHSIDDCFSKLSEYQSILSTSLRLQEERTYEILPYNWKGERKYFQCKTSLLRKDNAIIGAMSQFRNIDDYITKEKELKQIIQQMAVNIVPISEKIGVLPLQPTVTENHRSLLLERTLQDCLQIGIEKLAIDLTAIQDVNTDFADSLVKLVDALRLTGIQAVITGIQPQVSTKMIEVDSYLQEHPSFSTLSQAIDYFRKKNIW from the coding sequence ATGCTTACCCAAGCACTCGAAAAATTATCTGATGCCATCGTACTTATTGATACAGAATACAACATTATATTTATAAACCCTGTGGGTGAAGAACTGTTGGACATTCGGCTCGAAGACGTCAAAGGCCACTCTATCGATGATTGCTTTTCCAAATTAAGCGAATACCAAAGCATTCTTTCTACTTCGCTTCGATTGCAGGAGGAGCGTACTTATGAGATTCTCCCCTACAATTGGAAAGGAGAGCGAAAGTATTTCCAATGCAAAACTTCCCTTCTAAGAAAAGACAATGCGATCATTGGAGCCATGTCTCAATTTCGCAATATCGACGACTATATCACCAAGGAAAAAGAACTTAAGCAGATCATTCAGCAAATGGCCGTCAACATCGTACCAATTTCAGAAAAAATAGGCGTGTTACCTCTTCAGCCGACTGTTACAGAGAACCACAGATCGCTTCTGCTTGAGCGCACCCTTCAAGATTGTCTGCAAATCGGCATTGAGAAACTTGCGATTGACTTAACTGCAATCCAAGATGTTAATACAGATTTTGCTGATAGTCTGGTCAAACTCGTTGATGCGCTTCGCCTCACCGGCATTCAAGCAGTCATTACCGGCATTCAACCACAAGTTTCCACCAAAATGATCGAGGTCGATTCATACCTTCAGGAGCACCCGAGCTTCTCTACCTTAAGCCAAGCAATCGACTATTTTAGAAAGAAAAATATTTGGTAA
- a CDS encoding S-layer homology domain-containing protein: protein MVKRYSARLASKLVLAAVFSASVLLPGQAFAELKEMDKINSYLPEDIKKHWAGDRMYDLLHADMMKGYVDRNGTTTVQPSKKITRAEFVSLLVGALSLKENPDQDIKAFSDVEPGDWYHKPISIASSFGIVKGVSDTSFGPNRYITRGEIAAFISRAFAYTIEFDETKGKNFTDVKSSYWAIREIKKTSSVKIINGYPNGAFKPFEYATRAEAMVMLSNSLYLEENAVPTDKVLSDMVKQYEEEEGKALKATDMERMRDAAYTNSIGYHKATRDVTAAVLRKLKEDGYSIEVTREGDLNAKVIGKWNRLAVVEVDGVEYRIKASKEGSADLINTQKIDGIFMLKKNVSNNKWQVYSSDIPMLVTDKMISAVKNK from the coding sequence ATGGTGAAACGGTATTCTGCACGTCTTGCAAGCAAGCTTGTCTTGGCCGCTGTGTTCAGTGCGTCGGTGCTTCTGCCAGGACAAGCATTTGCAGAGTTGAAGGAAATGGATAAGATCAATAGCTATCTGCCAGAAGATATTAAAAAGCACTGGGCAGGCGACCGTATGTATGATCTGCTGCATGCTGATATGATGAAGGGCTATGTAGATAGGAATGGAACAACAACTGTGCAGCCGAGCAAAAAGATTACGCGGGCTGAGTTTGTATCGCTGTTAGTAGGTGCGCTTAGCCTAAAGGAAAATCCTGATCAAGACATTAAAGCATTTTCTGATGTGGAGCCGGGGGACTGGTATCATAAGCCGATTAGCATTGCGAGTTCGTTTGGCATCGTGAAAGGGGTAAGCGACACATCGTTTGGACCGAACCGTTATATTACCCGTGGTGAGATTGCCGCCTTTATCTCCCGCGCATTTGCCTATACGATTGAATTTGATGAAACGAAAGGAAAGAACTTTACGGATGTGAAGTCATCGTATTGGGCGATCAGAGAGATTAAAAAGACCAGCTCTGTAAAAATCATAAACGGTTATCCGAACGGAGCTTTCAAGCCGTTTGAGTATGCAACTCGTGCTGAGGCCATGGTCATGTTATCTAATTCGCTATATCTAGAAGAAAATGCTGTACCGACCGATAAGGTGTTGAGTGACATGGTAAAACAGTATGAGGAAGAAGAAGGCAAGGCACTTAAAGCCACAGATATGGAACGGATGCGGGATGCGGCTTATACAAATAGCATCGGATATCATAAAGCCACGCGTGATGTAACCGCAGCCGTCTTGCGTAAATTAAAAGAGGACGGCTATAGTATTGAAGTTACCAGAGAAGGTGATTTGAATGCGAAGGTGATCGGTAAATGGAATCGACTGGCAGTCGTCGAAGTCGATGGAGTGGAATACCGTATAAAGGCAAGTAAGGAAGGGTCGGCTGATCTGATAAACACGCAAAAAATAGATGGTATCTTTATGCTGAAAAAGAATGTGTCAAACAATAAGTGGCAAGTATATTCTTCAGACATTCCTATGCTTGTTACGGACAAAATGATATCGGCTGTAAAAAATAAATAA
- a CDS encoding GNAT family N-acetyltransferase has translation MSRQQLKERLKMKKVETKHGEQFNNLLRYVFQVTNHDLQVVGWENREIAQAKLPVLKQADVLGWFDGDKLISQLAVYPFQVNIFGQTYEMGGLTGVGTYPEYANLGLMNQLMRQALTNMRERQQSISYLYPYSIPFYRRKGWEIISDKISFEVKDTQLPKLKTVSGNVERVTIEYPVIKEVYQRFALQNHGAMIRNDLAWEENLRWDLDDMTAAIYYDGNHEPTGYLLYWIAGEIFHMKEMIFLNQEARSGLWNFVSAHFSMVTHVKGHIYTDEPLAFLLEDGDIKEMIAPYYMARIVDITLFVRNYVFQPQEKDCQITFNLHDPMLEWNQGNFTLTVNKDGRGRIAEGGSNPTATFDIQTLTTMLMGYKRPSYLSRIGRFHSDEATVDLLEELIIRQQPYFSDYF, from the coding sequence ATGAGTCGTCAGCAATTGAAGGAGAGGCTCAAAATGAAAAAGGTGGAAACGAAGCATGGAGAGCAATTTAATAATTTGCTGCGGTATGTGTTTCAGGTGACCAATCATGATTTGCAGGTGGTCGGATGGGAGAATAGAGAGATTGCACAAGCTAAGCTGCCTGTGCTGAAGCAAGCTGATGTATTGGGGTGGTTTGACGGTGATAAGCTCATCTCACAGTTGGCTGTCTATCCATTTCAAGTAAATATTTTTGGGCAGACATATGAAATGGGTGGATTGACAGGTGTAGGAACGTATCCTGAATACGCCAATCTTGGATTGATGAACCAATTAATGCGTCAGGCGTTGACAAATATGCGCGAGCGGCAGCAATCCATTTCCTATTTATATCCTTATTCCATCCCGTTTTACCGCCGTAAGGGGTGGGAGATTATTTCGGATAAAATATCTTTTGAGGTAAAGGATACACAGTTGCCAAAATTAAAAACAGTGTCCGGTAACGTGGAGAGAGTAACGATTGAGTATCCGGTCATCAAAGAGGTGTATCAGCGTTTTGCACTGCAAAATCACGGAGCTATGATCAGGAATGATCTAGCTTGGGAAGAGAATTTGCGATGGGACCTAGACGATATGACAGCGGCGATTTATTATGACGGTAATCATGAGCCAACAGGATATCTGTTGTATTGGATCGCGGGAGAGATTTTTCATATGAAGGAAATGATTTTTTTGAATCAGGAAGCGCGGTCAGGTTTATGGAATTTTGTTAGTGCTCATTTCTCCATGGTCACGCATGTTAAAGGACATATCTATACGGATGAGCCGCTGGCTTTCCTGCTCGAAGATGGTGATATCAAGGAGATGATTGCGCCTTATTATATGGCCCGTATTGTAGATATCACCCTTTTTGTGAGGAATTATGTATTTCAGCCGCAGGAAAAGGATTGTCAGATAACATTTAATCTGCATGATCCAATGCTTGAATGGAACCAGGGGAATTTTACGTTGACAGTTAATAAGGATGGGAGAGGACGGATAGCTGAAGGTGGAAGCAATCCCACTGCTACATTTGATATTCAGACATTAACGACAATGCTAATGGGATATAAAAGGCCATCCTATTTATCCCGAATTGGACGATTTCACTCAGATGAAGCGACAGTTGATTTGCTTGAAGAATTGATTATTCGCCAGCAGCCGTATTTCTCTGATTATTTTTAA
- a CDS encoding ABC transporter permease, with protein MFSMYAEIIRIRFLTMLAYRVNYYSGIIVYSINIGAYYFLWNAIYGGQTSMGGLTAQQMVTYVAISWMARAFYFNNIDQEMALDIREGKVAIEMIRPYNYLTVKLMQGFGEGIFRLFFFSVPGMVIVSFIFPVHYPGSSVTWSWYAFSLLISFVINTQINLITGLLTFFFYNNEGIMRAKRVIVDLFSGLILPISFYPEWAQEILKYLPFQAISYLPGMIFTGGIEGEKIYTALFVQGAWVIGLLIPIWFMWRQARKNVIIQGG; from the coding sequence ATGTTTAGCATGTATGCGGAAATTATCCGCATTCGATTTCTTACAATGCTTGCGTATCGTGTGAATTATTACAGCGGCATTATTGTATACAGCATCAATATCGGTGCGTATTATTTTTTATGGAATGCAATTTATGGCGGGCAGACCAGTATGGGAGGGCTTACTGCACAACAGATGGTAACGTATGTTGCTATCAGTTGGATGGCTAGGGCCTTTTACTTCAATAATATTGACCAAGAGATGGCACTTGATATTCGAGAGGGTAAAGTCGCCATTGAAATGATCCGTCCATACAATTATTTAACGGTTAAACTTATGCAGGGATTCGGTGAAGGGATATTTCGTTTGTTTTTCTTCTCTGTTCCCGGAATGGTGATTGTAAGCTTTATTTTTCCTGTTCATTATCCGGGCAGCTCGGTAACGTGGAGCTGGTATGCGTTTAGTCTGCTTATTAGCTTTGTAATCAATACGCAGATTAATTTAATTACCGGTTTGCTGACGTTTTTCTTCTATAATAATGAAGGGATCATGCGGGCGAAACGAGTAATTGTAGATCTGTTCTCCGGATTGATTCTTCCGATCAGCTTCTATCCGGAGTGGGCGCAGGAGATCTTAAAGTATCTTCCGTTTCAGGCGATTAGTTATTTACCTGGTATGATCTTTACTGGAGGTATAGAAGGAGAGAAGATTTATACCGCCTTATTTGTTCAGGGGGCGTGGGTTATTGGATTATTAATTCCGATATGGTTTATGTGGAGACAAGCGCGTAAGAATGTGATTATCCAGGGCGGATGA
- a CDS encoding ABC transporter ATP-binding protein, with product MLRIEAKGLTKEFKSYSSRPGLSGAFRDLFNRQYRIHQAVKGIDLEIAPGEIVGYIGENGAGKSTTIKMLTGILMPTAGYLRVNGMDPHREREKFVRTIGVVFGQRSQLWWDIAVQESFTLLKKVYRLSDEEYKRHMGHVIDVLEIDHLLNKPVRKLSLGQRMRCELAAALIHNPPLLFLDEPTIGLDVLVKLKIREFLKEINQTYGTTILLTTHDLSDIEALSSRVIMLDNGSIIYDGGLNELRTTWGNEKRVVVEFTNAAEVEELERLTSTLPVTWQKENDLRFRAIFGEESVAISDLLSRIISRYEVKDISIETVSTEEIVRKIYEEGVVHV from the coding sequence ATGCTGCGAATTGAAGCAAAAGGGCTTACAAAAGAGTTTAAATCATATTCAAGCCGTCCGGGACTTTCTGGCGCGTTTCGTGATTTGTTTAATCGGCAATATCGTATCCACCAAGCGGTGAAAGGCATCGATCTTGAAATCGCCCCAGGTGAAATCGTAGGCTATATTGGAGAGAATGGGGCAGGTAAATCAACTACCATTAAGATGCTTACCGGCATTCTGATGCCTACGGCGGGCTATCTGCGAGTAAACGGTATGGACCCACATCGTGAACGTGAGAAGTTCGTACGTACAATCGGTGTCGTATTCGGCCAGCGTAGCCAACTTTGGTGGGATATCGCGGTACAGGAATCATTCACACTCCTCAAGAAGGTGTATCGTCTCTCGGATGAAGAATATAAGCGTCACATGGGCCATGTTATTGATGTATTAGAAATTGATCATCTGCTAAATAAGCCGGTTCGAAAGCTAAGTCTTGGCCAGCGGATGCGCTGTGAGCTGGCAGCCGCGCTCATTCATAATCCTCCGCTGCTTTTTCTTGATGAACCTACCATCGGACTTGATGTATTGGTTAAGCTTAAAATCCGTGAATTCTTAAAGGAAATTAACCAGACGTACGGCACGACGATCCTGTTAACTACTCACGATTTATCAGATATTGAGGCGCTGTCCTCACGGGTCATTATGCTCGATAACGGCAGTATTATCTATGACGGCGGATTAAATGAGCTTCGTACAACATGGGGAAATGAAAAGCGTGTCGTGGTCGAATTTACGAATGCTGCTGAAGTGGAAGAACTAGAGCGCTTAACGAGCACGCTTCCTGTCACATGGCAAAAAGAGAATGACCTGCGCTTTCGTGCGATCTTTGGTGAAGAGAGTGTGGCGATATCTGATCTGCTGTCCCGTATTATCTCGCGGTATGAAGTGAAGGACATCTCGATTGAGACGGTTAGCACAGAGGAGATTGTCCGTAAAATTTATGAAGAAGGCGTTGTCCATGTTTAG
- a CDS encoding glutamate-1-semialdehyde 2,1-aminomutase: protein MNFTRSEELYQEALEVIVGGVNSPSRAFKAVGGGAPVTMAKAEGAYFWDVDGNKYIDYLAAYGPIITGHAHPHVTEAIISAAKNGVLYGTPTPWETIFARKIQEAIPSMEKIRFNNSGTEAVMTTIRVARAYTGRNKIIKFAGCYHGHSDLVLVAAGSGPSTLGIPDSAGIPQSIANEVITVPYNDIEAFAQAMDKWGDEIAGVLVEPIVGNFGIVAPDDGFLEAVNRITHEAGALVIYDEVITGFRFTYGGAQNLLGIEPDLTALGKIIGGGLPIGAYGGRKEIMEEVAPLGPAYQAGTHAGNPLSMQAGIACLEVLEQPGVYEELHRLGKLLGDGLAQAAQKAGVSVTINRVVGALAMYFTDQPVKNYDDANTADSKLFARFFRAILEERICLAPSKYEAWFITTAHTEDDIIRTIQAAENSFIKMQKK from the coding sequence GTGAATTTCACACGTTCTGAAGAATTATATCAAGAAGCGCTAGAAGTTATTGTCGGCGGCGTAAACAGCCCCTCTCGTGCCTTTAAAGCCGTAGGTGGCGGCGCCCCTGTTACAATGGCTAAAGCAGAAGGCGCCTACTTCTGGGATGTTGATGGTAATAAATACATAGACTATCTGGCCGCATACGGCCCAATTATTACCGGACACGCACATCCTCATGTTACCGAAGCGATTATCTCTGCTGCTAAAAACGGAGTTCTATACGGCACTCCAACACCTTGGGAGACGATTTTTGCTCGCAAAATTCAGGAAGCCATTCCTTCCATGGAAAAAATCCGTTTTAATAACTCAGGTACGGAAGCAGTAATGACGACGATTCGGGTAGCACGTGCTTATACCGGACGCAATAAAATCATAAAGTTTGCCGGATGCTATCACGGTCATTCTGATCTTGTACTTGTAGCAGCCGGTTCTGGACCGTCCACACTCGGCATACCAGATAGCGCAGGTATTCCACAATCAATTGCCAATGAAGTCATTACCGTTCCATATAATGATATCGAAGCATTCGCCCAAGCAATGGACAAATGGGGAGACGAGATTGCCGGTGTATTGGTAGAACCGATTGTTGGTAACTTTGGTATTGTTGCACCGGATGACGGATTCCTTGAGGCAGTCAACCGTATCACCCACGAAGCCGGTGCGCTCGTGATTTATGATGAAGTCATTACAGGCTTCCGTTTTACATATGGAGGTGCACAGAATCTATTAGGCATCGAGCCTGACCTTACGGCACTGGGTAAAATCATCGGTGGCGGACTGCCAATTGGTGCCTATGGCGGACGAAAAGAAATCATGGAGGAAGTGGCACCACTTGGTCCTGCATACCAAGCAGGAACACATGCCGGAAACCCATTATCCATGCAGGCCGGTATTGCATGCTTAGAAGTACTTGAGCAGCCAGGTGTATACGAAGAGCTGCATCGTCTGGGCAAGCTCCTAGGAGATGGACTTGCACAAGCAGCGCAGAAGGCGGGTGTATCTGTAACAATCAACCGTGTTGTTGGAGCCTTAGCCATGTACTTTACTGATCAACCCGTCAAAAATTATGACGATGCTAATACAGCAGATAGTAAACTGTTTGCCCGTTTCTTCCGCGCTATTCTTGAGGAAAGAATCTGCCTTGCTCCTTCTAAATATGAGGCATGGTTTATTACAACAGCTCATACGGAAGATGATATCATTCGTACGATACAAGCAGCAGAGAATTCGTTTATTAAAATGCAAAAAAAATAA